The region ATATAGCTACTAACACAGAAATGGGTCAGGTATATATAAGAACAATTAATTTCCGTTAGCTTACATGCATATCTGCAAACGAAGCAGCTGGTGTAATAGTTTGTGGTTTCACTTCTGGGACGGTAGAGATCATTTATAATGATATTACAAGAGTAAAGTAcggataataattaatttataaataattaagaaaatctcGGATACAAACAATTTGTAATGAAACATCTCCTATAACCGGATTGGCCATTAAATATCGCAATGGTACAATAGTGGTTTTCGTGACGACATCTAATTGCGTATTTTCTATTTATTGGAATTTTAAAGAACAAAAATCTTTTAAGGTTTGAATTTACACGTAAAACATATTAAAAGAATGTAATTGATGATTCTTTTGGATGTGGGTTAGGCTGCTCAACACTTGGAAACTATTTagtaaaaaatcaattttttgtaGCGTTTAAAAATGTTAGATTTCTCAGAttcttatataaaaaatagatgaTTTCATATTGTTATGACGATATCAAGGCCGAGTCAATTCCTACCTTTGGAAATACTATACAAATTTTTTACGTTAGAGGTTTTATTATCGCATTATGGGACGAAAAATCACCCCAAATCGTAACAGAGTTAAAATTTTGAATTGTGATAATAACTAGAGCTCGTCTTGTTGATTATAAAAGACTATCAAAAGTGCAGAACATTACTATCTATGACATTCGAAACGAACTGATAGCATATTCAAATTTACTTCCGCCAGTTCTTGGCATTGTAGAAGAATTTGGATTTATCTGTCTTATTTTGAACAACGGAGAagttttctgtttaatttttaatttttagattGGCTTACTAACAGAAAAAAGTCTTAGAGAAAAATTTGACATACTTCTAGAAAGACAGTATTACGATACAGCTGTTCGGttaaaatttactttattttcttccaGACTCGCAAAAAATTCTGATTTACCTCAACATGAATTAGTCAAGATCGTTCAAAAATGTGGAGATTATCTCTATGAGTATAATATTTGTTACTGTTAATATTTACTAGCAAAGGAAATATGAAAGATGCTATTAATCGTTATATATCCACTATTGGAACTGTAGAACCATCGTATGTGATTAGAAAGGTGtttaattaattcatatttaataaatagtaCTTGGATGCCAATAATGTTGAGAATTTGTCGGAATATCTGTTGGAACTTCACAAGAGAAAGGTTGCTACATCCGATCACACTACTCTACTTTTTAATTGTCATGCTCGACTAAAAAATCTTAGTACAATTCAAGAATTCATCAAAGCATGTCGTTATTTTAATTTCCATTAGTTGTTAAGTGGAGTTCACAGCTTTAACGTCGAGATTGCTATTGACGTTTGTCGTCATGTGAAATTTTTTCAATACGCTCTTGATTTAGCAAAGTGGCATAAAATGCACGAAACTTGGATTTCTATTCAAATTGAAGATTTACAAGATTACAACCAAGTGATCGAATACCTATTGAGTATTGATTCGTCTGATGCATGGAACGTCCTTCAAACAAGATCAGAAGAATTGgcctcaaattgttttgaaaattttagttaTCTTGTCCGGTTTCTTTGGGATTCACTATTTAGTTATACCTGTTGAATAATATTATTAGATGATTCCTTTGAATGGAGAGAATTTGTCGATCATACGATTAACATTTTGCGATCCTACTCTGCTAAAATTACATTGGAATTTCTTTATCACATATCAGAGgtactttttaattatattatattttcagaaCTCAACTAAagtttacaattatatatgttttacaaTACTCGAGCTTTCGTTGCTACAatataatgaattaatgaattCTTCTACTTTACCCTTTGTACCCCTTTttgatataatcttttatttaattaggATAAACTTGGGGAAATTAGGAAGTCGATTTTTCTAGTCATAAAGCATATGCAAGTATGATTTGATATCGATTTTAAGATTTCAAATTACGATGACCTGCTTTCCTTATGTCAACA is a window of Octopus sinensis unplaced genomic scaffold, ASM634580v1 Contig13764, whole genome shotgun sequence DNA encoding:
- the LOC115229892 gene encoding vacuolar protein sorting-associated protein 11 homolog, producing MKVWNFEKIDKSGNPYCCKIQHIATNTEMGQLTCISANEAAGVIVCGFTSGTVEIIYNDITRVKKSRIQTICNETSPITGLAIKYRNGTIVVFVTTSNCVFSIYWNFKEQKSFKNVIDDSFGCGLGCSTLGNYLVKNQFFVAFKNMISYCYDDIKAESIPTFGNTIQIFYVRGFIIALWDEKSPQIVTEARLVDYKRLSKVQNITIYDIRNELIAYSNLLPPVLGIVEEFGFICLILNNGEVFCLIFNF